The Vitis riparia cultivar Riparia Gloire de Montpellier isolate 1030 chromosome 10, EGFV_Vit.rip_1.0, whole genome shotgun sequence genome includes a region encoding these proteins:
- the LOC117922973 gene encoding polyadenylation and cleavage factor homolog 4: MDGDRFVVSARENPRTLGFAPERGPGGSATATAKPMSNEISQKPLVPIVDRFKALLKQREDELRVLSGDDVPPPTTEEIVRLYEIVLSELIFNSKPIITDLTIIAGDHKEHADGIADAICARIVEVPVEQKLPSLYLLDSIVKNIGRDYIKHFSSRLPEVFCEAYRQVHPNLYTAMRHLFGTWSAVFPPSVLRKIEAQLQFSPTLNNQSSGMASLRASESPRPTHSIHVNPKYLEARHQFEHSPVDSNMQHSRGTSSTLKVYGQKPAIGYDEYDSGHTEVISSQARAQRLNSTGSVGRTPFALGADKLLPSSTARVAKSTSPRIGTAGSSSPPVEKFSMDNSPRRVVERASPSHRGFEYGLVRPMGRDEETSDRQRKHWSNDRFETSAAHNLSNGRERQGLRALIDAYGNDRGQRTLNDKPPKVGHLDMNGTDNKVPKKAWQTTEEEEYDWEDMNPTLANRRQCNNILQSSVSPFGSFRTRPGSGALGAAPLESDFNRSKWSGQAQLSMVDDSPVIAEDVVPTTSLGRGSISKPGFGNETKFHGSHYPQESWNLVHRVPQSSQHNRNAKGRGKNFNTPFLGSGISSSAAETISPLISNIPDADAQLRRLPTVASRMGSSSLNSMNVEVQSAAAPASTGMWPPVNVHKTHLPPLLSNLPQTKQIRNQFNLMNATTAVVNQDPNKSLFLPELDSKLPQMANRQARSIPLNGQNQTQVTRLQPQFLPQETHGNFVPSTTAPVSSYSVAPPLNPGYTPQGHAAATSTILLNPVPGVHSSIPIHNISNSSVHFQGGALPPLPPGPPPATSQMINIPQNTGPIVSNQQPGSAFSGLISSLMAQGLISLAKQPTVQDSVGIEFNVDLLKVRHESAISALYGDMSRQCTTCGLRFKCQEEHSSHMDWHVTKNRISKNRKQKPSRKWFVSASMWLSSAEALGTDAVPGFLPTETIAEKKDDEELAVPADEDQNVCALCGEPFDDFYSDETEEWMYKGAVYLNAPEGSAAGMDRSQLGPIVHAKCRSESNVVSPEDFGQDEGGNMEEGSKRKRMRR; this comes from the exons ATGGACGGAGACAGGTTCGTAGTATCGGCAAGGGAAAACCCTAGAACGCTGGGGTTTGCCCCGGAGCGCGGTCCCGGAGGCAGCGCTACCGCCACCGCGAAGCCAATGTCCAATGAAATCTCCCAAAAGCCACTGGTCCCGATCGTCGACCGATTCAAGGCTCTGCTAAAGCAGCGGGAGGACGAACTTAGGGTTTTGTCTGGCGACGACGTCCCGCCGCCGACTACTGAGGAAATTGTGCGGCTTTACGAGATTGTGCTATCGGAACTCATCTTCAATTCGAAACCCATCATTACCGATCTCACGATTATTGCCGGAGATCACAAGGAGCACGCTGATGGCATTGCCGATGCAATTTGTGCTCGAATTGTCGAG GTCCCAGTTGAGCAAAAACTACCTTCTTTATATCTGTTGGATAGTATTGTCAAGAACATTGGTCGGGACTATATAAAGCACTTCTCCTCCCGTCTACCTGAG GTTTTCTGTGAGGCATACAGGCAAGTTCACCCTAACCTTTATACTGCCATGCGACATCTGTTTGGCACTTGGTCTGCGGTGTTCCCCCCATCTGTCCTACGTAAGATTGAAGCTCAACTGCAATTTTCACCCACACTAAACAACCAATCATCAGGCATGGCTTCGTTGAGAGCCTCTGAATCTCCTCGGCCAACTCATAGTATACATGTCAATCCAAAGTACTTGGAAGCAAGACATCAGTTTGAACATTCACCCGTGGATAGT AACATGCAGCATTCACGAGGAACTTCCTCAACTCTAAAGGTTTATGGGCAAAAGCCTGCCATTGGATATGATGAGTATGATTCTGGTCATACAGAGGTTATATCCTCACAAGCCAGAGCCCAAAGGTTGAACTCAACTGGAAGTGTGGGCCGGACACCATTTGCTCTTGGCGCTGATAAGCTGCTTCCCTCTTCAACTGCTAGAGTCGCAAAATCGACCTCTCCAAGAATTGGCACTGCTGGGTCTTCATCTCCTCCAGTTGAGAAGTTTTCAATGGATAATTCTCCCAGAAGAGTTGTTGAAAGAGCTTCTCCATCTCATCGTGGATTTGAATATGGACTTGTCAGACCGATGGGCAGGGATGAGGAGACAAGTGACAGGCAGAGAAAACACTGGTCCAATGATAGGTTTGAAACTTCTGCTGCGCACAACCTTAGTAATGGACGTGAGCGTCAAGGACTGAGAGCGTTAATTGATGCATATGGAAATGACAGAGGGCAAAGAACTTTAAATGATAAGCCTCCAAAGGTTGGACACCTGGATATGAATGGCACAGACAATAAGGTGCCTAAGAAAGCATGGCAGACTACTGAAGAGGAAGAGTATGATTGGGAAGATATGAACCCAACTTTAGCCAACCGCAGACAGTGTAATAATATCTTGCAATCATCAGTTTCACCTTTTGGAAGTTTTAGGACAAGACCTGGCTCTGGGGCACTTGGTGCGGCCCCACTGGAGTCTGATTTCAATAGGAGCAAATGGTCTGGTCAGGCACAGCTTTCTATGGTGGATGATTCTCCTGTTATTGCTGAAGATGTAGTTCCTACCACCAGT TTAGGCCGAGGATCAATAAGTAAGCCTGGATTTGGAAATGAAACGAAATTTCATGGTTCTCACTATCCTCAAGAATCCTGGAATTTGGTGCACCGTGTACCTCAGTCTTCACAACACAACCGTAATGCCAAAGGAAGAGGAAAGAATTTCAATACGCCCTTTTTGGGGAGTGGAATATCGTCTTCAGCTGCTGAGACAATTTCTCCTCTTATTAGTAATATTCCAGATGCTGATGCACAACTTCGTAGACTCCCTACTGTTGCATCAAGAATGGGTTCTTCAAGTCTCAACTCTATGAATGTGGAGGTTCAGTCAGCTGCTGCACCTGCATCAACTGGAATGTGGCCTCCAGTAAATGTGCACAAAACTCACCTCCCTCCTTTACTGTCCAATCTTccacaaacaaaacaaattagGAATCAGTTCAATTTGATGAATGCTACTACTGCGGTTGTGAATCAAGATCCAAATAAGTCTTTGTTTTTACCTGAGTTAGATAGTAAGCTGCCTCAAATGGCTAATCGGCAGGCCAGATCAATTCCTTTAAATGGGCAAAACCAGACACAAGTCACTCGTTTACAACCACAGTTTTTGCCACAGGAGACTCATGGAAATTTTGTTCCATCTACCACAGCTCCTGTGTCATCATATTCAGTGGCACCTCCCTTGAACCCTGGATATACCCCACAAGGGCATGCTGCTGCTACAAGTACCATTTTGCTGAATCCAGTACCTGGTGTCCATTCGTCTATTCCAATCCATAATATCTCAAACAGCTCTGTGCATTTTCAGGGGGGAGCCTTGCCACCTCTACCCCCAGGTCCTCCTCCTGCCACATCACAAATGATAAATATACCTCAGAATACAGGTCCCATTGTCTCTAACCAACAACCTGGAAGTGCATTTTCAGGTCTGATTAGTTCTCTTATGGCCCAAGGTTTGATCTCATTGGCAAAACAACCCACGGTTCAG GATTCTGTTGGAATTGAGTTTAATGTTGACCTCCTTAAGGTGCGCCATGAGTCTGCAATAAGTGCTCTATATGGTGATATGTCAAGACAGTGCACAACATGTGGTCTTCGATTCAAGTGCCAAGAAGAGCACAGTAGTCATATGGATTGGCATGTGACCAAGAACCGGATATCTAAAAACCGCAAACAGAAGCCTTCTCGCAAATGGTTTGTGAGTGCCAGTATGTGGCTTAGTAGTGCAGAGGCATTGGGCACTGATGCAGTTCCTGGGTTTTTGCCCACTGAGACAATTGCGGAAAAGAAGGATGATGAAGAACTGGCTGTTCCTGCTGATGAGGATCAGAATGTTTGTGCATTGTGTGGAGAGCCTTTTGATGATTTTTATAGTGATGAGACTGAGGAATGGATGTACAAAGGCGCTGTCTACTTGAATGCTCCGGAGGGATCAGCAGCAGGCATGGATAGGTCACAGTTAGGTCCCATAGTGCATGCCAAATGCAGATCTGAGTCTAATGTGGTTTCCCCTGAAGATTTTGGACAAGATGAAGGG GGAAATATGGAAGAGGGTAGTAAGAGAAAAAGGATGCGAAGATAG
- the LOC117922974 gene encoding tryptophan synthase beta chain 1-like, translating into MACNLQTSFLPALKFPAEATLDKRRGNGLVVCSVASAADSIMTASTPTGSAAVVVRPRPLSRREVETNERKMTGTTGKFGRFGGKFVPETLMTCLSKLEAEFNLVLHDAEFQEELATALRDYVGRETPLYFAQRLTDHYKNESGCGPQIYLKREDLNHGGAHKINNAIAQAMIAKRMGRTSIVAATGAGQHGVATAAACAKLSLKCTIVMGTLDMERQASNVLLMKLLGAEVKSVDGNFKNATSEAIREWVGNLETNYFLIGTAVGPHPCPSMVREFQSIIGKETRRQAMERWGRKPDVLVACVGSGSNALGLFHEFIADKDVRMIGVEAAGFGLESGKHSATLAKGEVGVYHGAMSYLLQDEEGQIVGPHSIGVGMEYPGVSPELSFLKETGRVESYSVTDQEAVDAYQLLCRLEGIFPALEASHALAFLDKLCPTLPDGAKVVVNCSGRGDKDAPTVFRLTQGSSLGDNKRHPVSP; encoded by the exons ATGGCTTGCAACCTCCAAACTTCTTTCCTTCCTGCTCTGAAATTTCCCGCAGAAGCAACCTTAGACAAAAGAAGAGGCAATGGCTTGGTGGTTTGCTCAGTTGCTAGTGCTGCTGACAGCATTATGACTGCAAGCACACCAACTGGGTCGGCCGCTGTGGTCGTGAGGCCAAGGCCACTGTCAAGAAGAGAGGTTGAAACcaatgagaggaaaatgactGGTACTACGGGAAAATTTGGAAGGTTTGGGGGGAAGTTTGTGCCTGAAACACTGATGACTTGTTTGAGCAAGCTTGAAGCTGAATTCAACCTGGTTTTGCATGATGCTGAATTTCAG GAGGAGCTGGCGACGGCGCTAAGGGACTATGTGGGACGCGAGACGCCTCTCTACTTCGCTCAGCGCCTCACGGATCACTACAAGAACGAGAGTGGGTGTGGGCCACAGATTTACCTAAAGAGGGAGGATCTCAACCATGGTGGAGCACACAAGATCAACAATGCCATTGCACAGGCCATGATCGCCAAACGCATGGGCAGGACGAGTATTGTGGCGGCCACCGGAGCTGGGCAGCACGGCGTTGCAACAGCCGCTGCGTGTGCTAAACTTTCTTTGAAGTGCACCATCGTCATGGGGACCTTGGACATGGAAAGACAAGCATCCAATGTGCTCTTAATGAAGCTCCTAGGTGCTGag GTTAAATCTGTTGATGGGAATTTTAAGAACGCAACCTCAGAAGCGATCCGGGAGTGGGTTGGGAATTTGGAAACAAACTACTTCTTGATAGGCACCGCAGTGGGGCCTCACCCATGTCCAAGCATGGTTCGTGAGTTTCAATCAATAATTGGGAAGGAAACAAGGAGACAGGCAATGGAGAGATGGGGTAGGAAGCCCGATGTGTTGGTTGCTTGCGTGGGGAGTGGCTCCAATGCACTAGGGCTGTTCCATGAATTCATAGCGGATAAAGATGTGAGGATGATTGGAGTTGAGGCAGCTGGGTTTGGGCTGGAGAGTGGGAAACACTCTGCAACTTTGGCTAAAGGAGAGGTGGGTGTGTACCATGGAGCTATGAGCTACTTGTTGCAAGATGAGGAAGGGCAGATAGTTGGGCCACACTCAATTGGAGTTGG GATGGAGTACCCAGGGGTGAGCCCAGAGCTGAGCTTTCTCAAAGAAACAGGGCGGGTGGAGTCGTACAGTGTCACTGACCAAGAAGCTGTAGATG CATACCAATTATTGTGCAGATTAGAGGGAATTTTCCCGGCCTTGGAAGCCTCTCATGCTCTGGCATTTCTGGACAAGCTATGCCCGACCCTCCCAGACGGGGCCAAGGTTGTAGTAAATTGTAGTGGGCGCGGAGATAAGGATGCCCCAACTGTTTTCAGGCTCACACAAGGGTCCAGCCTAGGTGACAACAAAAGGCATCCTGTGAGCCCATAA